The Saprospiraceae bacterium genome includes a window with the following:
- a CDS encoding alpha-L-fucosidase — MKKCVYFLILLFGSLNSYSQKDFMNESQKEKEIRMKWWQDATFGMFIHWGLYAIPAGEYNGKGGGAEWIMETHKIPTPEYEKFASQFNPQKFNALEWVQTAKNAGMKYMVITSKHHDGFCLWDSKYTDYDVIDATPFKRDIMKELSDACKNEGIVFGMYHSIMDWHHPDAKSKDYPHQSKTNPDFDHYRENYLKPQLKELVENYDPAILWFDGEWIPEWTEVQGKDLYNFVRNLKPSIIINNRVGKGRGGMQGMNKYKNAAGDFGTPEQEILEVFSKEYWESCITLNNSWGYSKEDKKWKSPQTIINTLVDISAKGGNLLLNVGPKADGTIPLESVQNLEEVGKWLKINHEAIFKTNAIPHFKEGDDIRFTQTQDSKYVYAIANNNITNELVIQSVKPLKGSKINLIGTERTLDWSWSKKKLKIQLPENLPSSHGFAVKIEGISVGKGYTVSTSPVAVKHKAALSSVTYTTPPNDMYGLDKNNALTDGKLGTKKYDDGYWLGWFGHDIEAVVDLKKLQQ, encoded by the coding sequence ATGAAAAAATGTGTATACTTCCTCATCCTTCTGTTTGGATCCTTAAATTCGTATAGTCAAAAAGACTTTATGAACGAGTCTCAAAAAGAGAAGGAAATCCGAATGAAATGGTGGCAGGATGCTACTTTCGGAATGTTTATACATTGGGGACTTTATGCAATTCCGGCCGGAGAATACAATGGAAAAGGTGGTGGCGCAGAGTGGATCATGGAGACCCATAAAATTCCGACACCTGAATATGAAAAATTTGCTAGTCAATTTAACCCACAAAAATTCAATGCCTTGGAATGGGTGCAAACAGCCAAAAATGCAGGCATGAAATATATGGTGATTACTTCCAAACATCATGACGGATTTTGTCTCTGGGATAGTAAATACACGGATTATGATGTAATAGATGCAACTCCATTCAAAAGAGATATCATGAAAGAACTTTCTGATGCCTGCAAAAATGAAGGAATTGTATTCGGAATGTATCATTCCATTATGGATTGGCATCATCCGGATGCGAAATCTAAAGATTATCCTCACCAGTCCAAGACGAATCCCGATTTTGACCATTACAGGGAAAATTATCTGAAACCACAATTGAAAGAACTTGTTGAGAATTATGACCCTGCTATTTTATGGTTTGATGGTGAGTGGATACCGGAATGGACTGAAGTCCAGGGAAAAGACTTGTATAATTTCGTAAGAAATCTTAAGCCATCTATAATCATCAACAATCGTGTAGGCAAAGGTCGTGGCGGAATGCAAGGAATGAATAAATATAAAAATGCAGCCGGTGATTTTGGCACTCCAGAGCAAGAAATCCTTGAAGTATTTTCAAAAGAATATTGGGAAAGTTGTATCACATTAAATAATAGTTGGGGCTATAGCAAAGAAGATAAAAAATGGAAATCTCCTCAAACAATTATCAATACTTTGGTAGATATAAGTGCAAAAGGTGGCAATTTACTGCTCAATGTAGGTCCAAAGGCAGACGGCACTATACCTTTGGAAAGTGTACAAAATCTTGAAGAAGTAGGAAAATGGCTGAAAATAAATCATGAAGCTATTTTTAAAACTAATGCTATTCCACACTTTAAAGAAGGAGACGATATAAGATTCACACAAACACAAGACAGCAAGTATGTCTATGCCATAGCAAATAATAACATTACCAATGAATTGGTGATTCAATCTGTTAAACCTCTGAAAGGATCCAAGATAAATCTAATAGGTACTGAAAGGACGCTTGATTGGTCCTGGAGTAAAAAGAAATTAAAAATTCAACTCCCTGAAAACTTACCTTCAAGTCATGGTTTCGCTGTAAAAATAGAAGGAATCAGTGTAGGAAAAGGGTACACAGTGAGTACTTCTCCGGTCGCTGTAAAACACAAGGCAGCTTTATCATCCGTTACCTACACTACCCCACCAAATGATATGTATGGATTGGATAAAAATAATGCATTGACAGATGGGAAATTGGGTACCAAAAAATATGATGATGGGTATTGGTTAGGCTGGTTTGGGCATGATATAGAAGCTGTTGTTGACTTAAAAAAGTTACAGCAGTAA
- a CDS encoding RNA-binding protein — MEIYVGRIPFKWKEKDLYELFEPYGKLTQAVIIIDKITRQNKGFGFVTIDDNNSGIRAIEALNNKEIDGRNIIVSISNPKEKGSSGNNVRTKGRNEDKTTHHTKPAKKLPPWLRKEY, encoded by the coding sequence ATGGAAATATATGTAGGAAGGATTCCATTTAAATGGAAAGAAAAGGATCTCTATGAACTTTTTGAACCTTATGGAAAGTTGACACAGGCTGTCATAATTATTGACAAGATCACACGCCAGAATAAAGGATTTGGATTTGTTACAATAGATGATAACAACTCAGGTATCAGAGCTATAGAAGCCCTGAATAACAAGGAGATTGATGGTAGAAATATCATAGTTTCTATAAGTAATCCAAAAGAAAAAGGATCATCCGGCAATAATGTGAGAACTAAAGGTCGAAATGAAGATAAGACAACTCACCATACAAAACCGGCAAAAAAACTGCCACCATGGCTTAGAAAAGAGTATTGA